The Antedon mediterranea chromosome 7, ecAntMedi1.1, whole genome shotgun sequence genome has a segment encoding these proteins:
- the LOC140053894 gene encoding uncharacterized protein isoform X1, with translation MDNLRVDHHHPFDLRNLTSMRQDERGLRPKSNRKHEQSDKRSRQSQRYHHQREPSSLRFERDRDDVLNVIEENDDENSTSDSESDDGKMGKDTGCTNCVAMFNILLGSAMVALWVYSYFSSYTGKVLLLNFAAGAWAGGFVIIAGACTFVYSCVWNTLMGVCALSFNIFVLICVLGCAGVSAMDAFIEYRIYRDESYVPPSIDVSYIKEALQDALDDGNINEKQTEEDFGYDGALIYAILTLCCLLVTIIIIAWSCYFCCSEDRDDDDELETDDEDEYTNKRDNVSVRSPFTNAAPRGQVAEEYNYGRRNPPHSQQHHLQPRQNWGYYDDDYVTGYHNERHQPPLYEEQESPIGPNRGWGNRGDRHENGLYHQRAPPVSQKPRTKRTGMTHSNPDYSRQQQGIPRASSRYYTESLPDYRPYGRNQHHQQNNQRAYSIDGQMPYSHRRDDRQFSRRVDVNSDRSWMYNYY, from the exons ATGGATAATCTAAGAGTCGATCACCATCACCCGTTCGATTTACGGAATTTGAC GTCAATGCGACAAGACGAGAGAGGCTTAAGGCCAAAATCAAACCGAAAACATGAACA ATCTGATAAAAGAAGCAGACAATCACAAAGATACCATCACCAACGTGAACCAAGCAG TTTGCGTTTTGAAAGGGATAGGGATGACGTTTTGAACGTCATTGAAGAAAACGACGACGAAAACTCTACATCTGATTCAGAAAGCGACGACGGCAAAATGGGTAAAGACACCGGTTGTACGAACTGCGTCGCAATGTTCAACATCTTGCTAGGATCGGCAATGGTAGCCCTGTGGGTTTACTCATATTTTTCAAGTTACACGGGGAAAGTACTTCTTCTAAACTTTGCTGCTGGGGCCTGGGCAGGAGGTTTC gtgATAATTGCTGGTGCATGTACATTTGTCTACAGTTGTGTTTGGAACACTTTGATG GGTGTCTGCGCACTGTCATTCAACATCTTTGTTTTAATATGCGTACTTGGCTGTGCAGGCGTATCGGCAATGGACGCTTTCATCGAGTACAGAATATACAGAGACGAGAGCTATGTTCCTCCATCTATCGACGTATCGTATATAAAAGAAGCACTGCAAGACGCATTGGATGACGGCAATATTAATGAAAAACAAACAGAGGAGGATTTTGGATATGATGGTGCGCTTATCTACGCCATCCTGACATTGTGCTGTTTGTTAGTgacgattattattattgcttgGAGTTGTTATTTCTGTTGTTCCGAGGATAGGGACGATGATGATGAACTTGAG ACTGATGACGAGGatgaatatacaaataaacgtgACAATGTAAGCGTTCGTTCACCGTTCACAAATGCTGCCCCAAGAGGGCAAGTAGCCGAAGAATACAACTACGGCAGACGTAATCCACCACACTCGCAACAGCATCATCTACAACCACGCCAAAACTGGGGTTATTACGACGACGATTACGTCACTGGGTATCATAACGAACGCCATCAGCCCCCGCTTTACGAAGAACAAGAATCTCCAATTGGACCTAACAGAGGCTGGGGGAATCGTGGAGATCGGCACGAAAACGGTTTATATCATCAACGCGCGCCACCAGTTAGTCAAAAACCAAGAACAAAACGGACAGGAATGACGCATTCCAACCCGGATTATAGCAGACAGCAGCAAGGCATTCCACGAGCTTCCTCCAGGTACTACACAGAGTCTCTTCCAGATTACAGACCATATGGCAGGAACCAGCATCACCAGCAGAACAATCAAAGGGCGTATTCTATTGATGGTCAAATGCCATATAGTCATCGGAGAGACGACAGACAGTTTTCACGAAGGGTTGATGTCAATTCGGATCGTAGTTggatgtataattattattga
- the LOC140053894 gene encoding uncharacterized protein isoform X2 codes for MGKDTGCTNCVAMFNILLGSAMVALWVYSYFSSYTGKVLLLNFAAGAWAGGFVIIAGACTFVYSCVWNTLMGVCALSFNIFVLICVLGCAGVSAMDAFIEYRIYRDESYVPPSIDVSYIKEALQDALDDGNINEKQTEEDFGYDGALIYAILTLCCLLVTIIIIAWSCYFCCSEDRDDDDELETDDEDEYTNKRDNVSVRSPFTNAAPRGQVAEEYNYGRRNPPHSQQHHLQPRQNWGYYDDDYVTGYHNERHQPPLYEEQESPIGPNRGWGNRGDRHENGLYHQRAPPVSQKPRTKRTGMTHSNPDYSRQQQGIPRASSRYYTESLPDYRPYGRNQHHQQNNQRAYSIDGQMPYSHRRDDRQFSRRVDVNSDRSWMYNYY; via the exons ATGGGTAAAGACACCGGTTGTACGAACTGCGTCGCAATGTTCAACATCTTGCTAGGATCGGCAATGGTAGCCCTGTGGGTTTACTCATATTTTTCAAGTTACACGGGGAAAGTACTTCTTCTAAACTTTGCTGCTGGGGCCTGGGCAGGAGGTTTC gtgATAATTGCTGGTGCATGTACATTTGTCTACAGTTGTGTTTGGAACACTTTGATG GGTGTCTGCGCACTGTCATTCAACATCTTTGTTTTAATATGCGTACTTGGCTGTGCAGGCGTATCGGCAATGGACGCTTTCATCGAGTACAGAATATACAGAGACGAGAGCTATGTTCCTCCATCTATCGACGTATCGTATATAAAAGAAGCACTGCAAGACGCATTGGATGACGGCAATATTAATGAAAAACAAACAGAGGAGGATTTTGGATATGATGGTGCGCTTATCTACGCCATCCTGACATTGTGCTGTTTGTTAGTgacgattattattattgcttgGAGTTGTTATTTCTGTTGTTCCGAGGATAGGGACGATGATGATGAACTTGAG ACTGATGACGAGGatgaatatacaaataaacgtgACAATGTAAGCGTTCGTTCACCGTTCACAAATGCTGCCCCAAGAGGGCAAGTAGCCGAAGAATACAACTACGGCAGACGTAATCCACCACACTCGCAACAGCATCATCTACAACCACGCCAAAACTGGGGTTATTACGACGACGATTACGTCACTGGGTATCATAACGAACGCCATCAGCCCCCGCTTTACGAAGAACAAGAATCTCCAATTGGACCTAACAGAGGCTGGGGGAATCGTGGAGATCGGCACGAAAACGGTTTATATCATCAACGCGCGCCACCAGTTAGTCAAAAACCAAGAACAAAACGGACAGGAATGACGCATTCCAACCCGGATTATAGCAGACAGCAGCAAGGCATTCCACGAGCTTCCTCCAGGTACTACACAGAGTCTCTTCCAGATTACAGACCATATGGCAGGAACCAGCATCACCAGCAGAACAATCAAAGGGCGTATTCTATTGATGGTCAAATGCCATATAGTCATCGGAGAGACGACAGACAGTTTTCACGAAGGGTTGATGTCAATTCGGATCGTAGTTggatgtataattattattga